A genomic stretch from Scomber scombrus chromosome 8, fScoSco1.1, whole genome shotgun sequence includes:
- the tmem44 gene encoding transmembrane protein 44, with amino-acid sequence MRVRILKLEGQTGENPNLSSTNLLAFCIDSVTTCFSLDAGKLCVPIGLCSLSALFLLLSCLLLVYQRCRNRRRHPGETMTSLYCFLGNVCATTGAVMSKQLHVLILMGAFAAAMDAVNFISCCFPVCLCWNSKTERRLKIIRRRRRQHLLAVCVLMVVAGGFLKFRVSHDPADNPLSGRRLLHISLHDNTEILGYILGLLSFVITCTSKFPALYRAHRGRMLTRAKMFSGVLCSLAGVLYAAAILLYDTQLAFLLTVMPWLLSAICCVTLDLLILVIYWCKGGTRQQPIMFSPDTESLLGDTTEEKAVISLTQTKTKNAPMTEMGRYMDVSIQPARKICLNEVTVSKEEVNEQPLNRTVRVIRVDSFCYSDTSYDSSQISSDLEWDFEEGNVQWSEPNAKQQEEHEFPLEEWPRIPKFFNICTCAVAGLPQNSVTRKEEGESGSAANPNDEEMSIK; translated from the exons ATGAGGGTACGCATATTAAAGTTGGAGGGCCAGACAGGAGAAAATCCCAACCTGTCGTCCACCAACTTGCTTGCTTTTTGCATCGATTCAGTCACCACCTGTTTTTCCCTCGACGCAGGCAAACTTTGCGTCCCCATCGGTCTCTGCTCTTTATCTgctctgtttttactgctctcatgTCTTCT GCTCGTGTATCAGAGGTGCAGAAATCGGCGAAGACATCCGGGAGAGACCATGACCTCTCTCTACTGTTTCTTGGGTAACGTGTGTGCTACCACTGGTGCAGTTATGTCCAAGCAGCTGCATGTTCTG ATTTTAATGGGGGCTTTTGCTGCTGCTATGGATGCTGTCAATTTTATTTCTTGCTGCTTCCCAGTGTGTCTGTGCTGGAACTCGAAGACAG AGAGGAGGCTGAAGATCataagaaggaggaggagacagcACCTCcttgcagtgtgtgtgctgatggTTGTAGCAGGAGGGTTCCTGAAGTTCAGAGTCAGCCACGACCCAGCAGACAATCCCCTCAGTGGTAGAAGACTGCTGCACATCTCCCTGCAC GACAACACTGAAATCCTGGGTTACATTCTTGGCCTGCTGTCCTTTGTCATCACGTGTACCTCCAAGTTTCCTGCCCTCTACAGGGCC CACAGAGGACGGATGCTGACAAGGGCTAAAATGTTCTCTGGAGTGCTGTGCTCACTAGCTGGTGTCCTCTATGCTGCTGCTATACTCCTCTACGACACTCAGCTTGCGTTTCTTCTGACAGTTATGCCGTGGCTGCTGTCAGCAATATGCTGTGTCACCCTGGACCTTCTG ATTCTAGTCATCTATTGGTGCAAGGGGGGAACCAGGCAGCAACCTATAATGTTTTCTCCAGACACAGAGAGCCTCTTAGGTGACACCACTGAGGAGAAAGCTGTCATTTCACTAACACAAACAAAG ACAAAAAACGCCCCAATGACTGAGATGGGCCGTTATATGGATGTCAGTATTCAACCTGCAAGAAAA ATATGCCTGAACGAGGTGACAGTGTCCAAGGAGGAGGTGAATGAGCAGCCTCTGAATAGGACAGTACGAGTAATCAGAGTGGACAGTTTCTGCTATTCAGATACCTCTTATGACTCTTCGCAAATCAGTTCTGATCTAGAG TGGGATTTTGAAGAGGGAAATGTACAGTGGAGCGAACCAAATgcaaagcagcaggaggaacaTGAGTTTCCCCTGGAAGAGTGGCCAAGAATCCCCAAATTCTTTAACATCTGCACCTGTGCTGTTGCTGGACTCCCACAGAATTCTGTAACCAGAAAAGAAGAGGGTGAGAGTGGCTCCGCTGCAAACCCAAATGACGAGGAAATGTCAATTAAATGA